TTTGAGACAAACAGAGCAGATGCTTTACGCGAATTTGGGTTTAGCAAAGCTGGAAAGTTTAATGAAGTACAAGTGGTGATGGGCTTATTTATAGATAGCACAGGCAGACCGATAGGCTACGATCTTTTTCCGGGGTAATACTTTTGATGGTCAGACGATGGTAGATGCGCTGAAAATGTTAGAAAAGCAGTTTAATATAAGAAAAGTCATTGTAGTAGCCGACAAAGGTCTCAACTCGAAAGAAAATTTTCATTTAATACGTCAAGCGGGTTATGACTACATTGTTAGTGCCCGCTTAAAATCGATGCCCCAAAAGTTGGTACAAAAGATTTTGGCAACCAATGATATGGAGACAAAGACTGTGTGCGAGGATACGGGTGAAGTAACATTTAGCTGGAAAGTGTTGGATTACGAAACAACCTACAGCGATGCCAATAAAAAGAAACAAAAATTGCAAGATAAACTCCTAATTACTTGGAGTGCCAAAAGGGCAGCCAAAGACGCAAGAGACAGGGAAAGACAAATACAAAAAGCAAAAGTCAAATTAGACAACGGAGCGGACTTGCAAAACAAAAAGGGGGCTAACCGATTCCTGAAAATGGCGGAGAGTACCAATACAAAAGCTGCTGAAATAGACCAAGAACGAATAGATGAAGATGCAAAATGGGATGGTTACTACGGCATACAGTATAGTAAAACGGATATGACGAACGAAGAAGTCTTGGCAAACTACCATCAATTATGGAAAATAGAAGAAAGTTTCCGGGTATTGAAGACCACCCTATCCACTCGACCAATTTTTCATTGGACACCCAAAAGGATAAAAGGACATTTCATGACCTGTTTTTTAGCATTCATGCTCGAACGGACGGTGGAACTAACCCTAAAGTTTGCAAACATCAACTTAAGTCCATGCAGTATTAAAGAAGAACTCAATCAAATGCAATTGTCTGAACTAACAATTGATGATAAAAAGTACTTGCTGAAAGGTGCTGACACAGCATTAACCAACAAAATCCTTTCGGCATTTCGTATCCCTCCGTTCAAAGACTTAGCTCCAGCGAACTAAATAACCCGTTTTGTAGTGGCAACTATGCCATTTTTAGGAAACTTAACTCGCTGATTATCAATGGTTTGTGAAATTTAACTGTCAAAGTCAGGAAAAAAGGTTAAAAGTTTGGGCGCAAAATTCCGTGTTTGTAGAAGTCTGCGATGTATTGCACTACTTCATTCACATCATCGGTTACAGGTATTAAATCCAGGTCGTTTGGACTGATAGTAGCTTCGCGTTCCAACAGTGTTGACTTTATCCAATCCAACAAGCCCTGCCAAAATTTGCTGCCTACCAATACGATTGGAATTCGTTCAATCGTATGTGTTTGCACCAAAGTCAGACATTCAAACAACTCGTCCAGGGTGCCATAACCGCCGGGCATAAAGACAAAAGCCTGCGCATATTTTACAAACATGACCTTACGGACAAAAAAGTAGTTGTGGTCTAACGATTTATCGCGATCAATAAACGGATTAGCGCCGGTTTCAAACGGCAGGTTAATATTTAAACCTACCGATTTGCCGCCCGCCATTTGAGCACCCCGATTTGCCGCTTCCATGATGCCCGGACCTCCTCCTGTAATAATTCCGTAACCTTCCTGCACCAGTAATCTGGCAATTTCGATGGCAGTTTGATAGTAATGATGTTCAGGTTTTGTACGGGCAGAACCGAAAATTGATACACAGGGGCCTAAGGTATTCAGAGTTTCAAAACCGGTTACAAACTCAGACATGATTTTAAAAATTCTCCAGGAGGACTCTGCCTGAAGTTCTGACCAGGGCTTTTCGTGATGGGGTGTTTTGGTTTTTAAAGCATCCATAATTCGCAATTCTGTCTATAAATTTTTTGACAATTCTGTCTGTTTATCCGTGCGGGATTCAGAAATAAGCCATAATCCTGCAAAGGTAAGTAGTCCGTTGAGAATTAAGAGTTCAAATCCAAATTTATATCCGTTCATTAAAGTCAGAGAATTGGTGTTGACCATATAAGTTATCAAAGGTGCTATAACACATACCACCGGGGTAAACCGATCTTTAAGTGTTCGGTTGGAAACAAATAAACCAAAGGCATAAAGCCCCAACAAAGGCCCGTAAGTGTATCCGGCAATAGTAAAAACTGCGTTAATCACGCTGTCATTCAAAAAATATTTAAATATCAACACCACCCCCACAAATAAAGCCGAAAACCCGATATGAACAAGATGTCTGGTTCTGACTAAAGAATCTGATCCGGCCGTTGCTGTTCTTTTTTCGAAGTTTAAAAAATCAACGCAAAAGGAAGTGGTCAGGGCTGCTAAAGCCGAATCGGTGCTGGCAAAAGTTGCAGCAGTCAGGCCGAGTAAAAAAAGGATGCCCATTAAGGGGGGGAAATGTTCAAAAGCCAAAACCGGAAAAAGCTGATCGGTTTTGGCCGGAATTTGAATGCCCTTAGCTTCTGAATACAGGTAAAGCAAAGCACCGAGGGTTACAAAAACAAGATTGACTAAAAGGATGATAAAGCTAAAAGTGAACATGTTTTTTTGGGCATCTTTCAGATTTTTGCAACTGATGTTTTTTTGCATCAAGTCCTGATCCAAACCGGTCATGGCTATGGCGATAAAAGCACCTCCCAAAAACTGTTTGAAGAAAAAGCTTTTTTCCCGGAAGTCCCAAAAAAACAATTGGCCATAAGGACTGTCATGTACCGTTTGAATCAGACTGCCTAAACCAAGTTGCATTTCGCTGCTCATAAACCAAACGGCGCTTATTAAAGCAAGGAGCAAAAAAACGGTTTGAAAGGTATCGGTAAAAACAATGGTTCGGATTCCTCCTCTTAGTGTGTAAAGCCAAATCAGCAATAAAATCAAACTGACGTTGACCGCAAAAGGGACATTCCAGGCATCAAACACAAAAATCTGCATGACCATTGCTACCAGATACAACCGGAAAGCAGAACCAATTGTGCGGGAGAGCAGGAAAAAGAAAGCACCGGTTTTATAACTCCAAAAACCAAAACGCTGCTCTAAATAGGTGTAGATGGATACCAGATTGAGGCGGTAATAAACCGGCATCAGTATGGTTGCAATCACGATATACCCCACAACATACCCCATGGCCAA
This is a stretch of genomic DNA from Sphingobacteriales bacterium. It encodes these proteins:
- a CDS encoding IS1634 family transposase, with protein sequence MVDALKMLEKQFNIRKVIVVADKGLNSKENFHLIRQAGYDYIVSARLKSMPQKLVQKILATNDMETKTVCEDTGEVTFSWKVLDYETTYSDANKKKQKLQDKLLITWSAKRAAKDARDRERQIQKAKVKLDNGADLQNKKGANRFLKMAESTNTKAAEIDQERIDEDAKWDGYYGIQYSKTDMTNEEVLANYHQLWKIEESFRVLKTTLSTRPIFHWTPKRIKGHFMTCFLAFMLERTVELTLKFANINLSPCSIKEELNQMQLSELTIDDKKYLLKGADTALTNKILSAFRIPPFKDLAPAN
- a CDS encoding TIGR00730 family Rossman fold protein translates to MDALKTKTPHHEKPWSELQAESSWRIFKIMSEFVTGFETLNTLGPCVSIFGSARTKPEHHYYQTAIEIARLLVQEGYGIITGGGPGIMEAANRGAQMAGGKSVGLNINLPFETGANPFIDRDKSLDHNYFFVRKVMFVKYAQAFVFMPGGYGTLDELFECLTLVQTHTIERIPIVLVGSKFWQGLLDWIKSTLLEREATISPNDLDLIPVTDDVNEVVQYIADFYKHGILRPNF
- a CDS encoding sodium:solute symporter, coding for MSPVLILSVVGLYFVVLFIIALFTGKDSGNSAFFVGNKQSPWFLVAFGMIGTSISGVTFISIPGSVGNLAASNPNAAFSYMQLAMGYVVGYIVIATILMPVYYRLNLVSIYTYLEQRFGFWSYKTGAFFFLLSRTIGSAFRLYLVAMVMQIFVFDAWNVPFAVNVSLILLLIWLYTLRGGIRTIVFTDTFQTVFLLLALISAVWFMSSEMQLGLGSLIQTVHDSPYGQLFFWDFREKSFFFKQFLGGAFIAIAMTGLDQDLMQKNISCKNLKDAQKNMFTFSFIILLVNLVFVTLGALLYLYSEAKGIQIPAKTDQLFPVLAFEHFPPLMGILFLLGLTAATFASTDSALAALTTSFCVDFLNFEKRTATAGSDSLVRTRHLVHIGFSALFVGVVLIFKYFLNDSVINAVFTIAGYTYGPLLGLYAFGLFVSNRTLKDRFTPVVCVIAPLITYMVNTNSLTLMNGYKFGFELLILNGLLTFAGLWLISESRTDKQTELSKNL